One window of the Anaeromyxobacter dehalogenans 2CP-C genome contains the following:
- the xseA gene encoding exodeoxyribonuclease VII large subunit, giving the protein MSRPKPPGAGATGDLFARAAERAAAERTQAERAGAERSPTEREEAERADVEQARAAVAAERERAAVERALPRPYTVRELTRALKSAVEPRFRDVWVAGEVANLRRQASGHVYFSLKDDDAVIGAVMWASQARRLAFAPAEGLEVLARGFVEIYPPHGKYQLVVQELEPRGAGAQALQLQQLKERLQADGLLDPARKRPLPFLPARVGVATSPTGAALRDFLRVLHARFPSAPVLIAPCRVQGEGAAATVISAVRALCRAGVDVVVVTRGGGSQEDLGAFNDERLARAIAACPVPVVSAVGHEVDVTVADLVADVRAATPTHAAQLVVPVRDELLERVAALRARLARAEAGAVEGRRRTLRALRAELADPKHLLSREHHRLDDLAHRAEAAVRGPRRRERAALDALRARLTRLEPRARVRALRARMESATRRLGGWQAATFRREAMRLERLGARLEPANVAKLLARGFALALRDGHLLLRSTDAQVGDAIRVALAEGWLDARITGQDAGEDPLPGRAAPAGEPERPGHGGEAVDPPLRRR; this is encoded by the coding sequence GTGAGCCGGCCGAAGCCACCCGGCGCCGGCGCCACCGGCGACCTGTTCGCGCGCGCCGCGGAGCGGGCCGCCGCCGAGCGGACCCAGGCGGAGCGCGCCGGCGCGGAGCGGTCCCCCACCGAGCGCGAGGAGGCCGAGCGCGCCGACGTCGAGCAGGCCCGCGCCGCGGTCGCCGCCGAGCGCGAGCGGGCCGCGGTGGAGCGCGCGCTGCCGCGCCCGTACACCGTCCGCGAGCTGACCCGCGCGCTGAAGAGCGCCGTCGAGCCGCGGTTCCGCGACGTGTGGGTGGCGGGCGAGGTGGCGAACCTGCGCCGGCAGGCGAGCGGGCACGTCTACTTCTCGCTGAAGGACGACGACGCGGTGATCGGCGCGGTGATGTGGGCCTCGCAGGCGCGCCGGCTGGCCTTCGCGCCGGCGGAGGGCCTGGAGGTACTGGCCCGCGGCTTCGTCGAGATCTACCCGCCGCACGGCAAGTACCAGCTCGTCGTGCAGGAGCTCGAGCCGCGCGGGGCCGGGGCGCAGGCGCTCCAGCTCCAGCAGCTCAAGGAGCGGCTCCAGGCCGACGGGCTGCTCGATCCGGCCCGCAAGCGCCCGCTGCCGTTCCTGCCCGCGCGCGTCGGCGTGGCCACCAGCCCCACCGGCGCGGCCCTCCGCGACTTCCTGCGCGTGCTCCACGCCCGCTTCCCCTCGGCGCCGGTGCTGATCGCGCCCTGCCGCGTGCAAGGCGAGGGCGCCGCGGCGACCGTGATCTCGGCGGTCCGCGCGCTGTGCCGCGCCGGGGTGGACGTCGTGGTGGTGACGCGCGGCGGCGGCTCGCAGGAGGACCTGGGGGCGTTCAACGACGAGCGGCTGGCGCGCGCCATCGCGGCCTGCCCGGTGCCGGTGGTCTCGGCGGTCGGACACGAGGTGGACGTCACCGTCGCCGACCTCGTCGCCGACGTGCGCGCCGCCACCCCCACCCACGCGGCGCAGCTGGTGGTGCCGGTGCGGGACGAGCTGCTCGAGCGGGTGGCCGCGCTCCGCGCGCGGCTGGCGCGGGCGGAGGCCGGCGCGGTGGAGGGGCGGCGCCGCACCCTGCGCGCGCTCCGGGCCGAGCTGGCCGACCCGAAGCACCTGCTGTCGCGCGAGCACCACCGGCTGGACGACCTCGCCCATCGGGCCGAGGCGGCGGTGCGCGGGCCGCGGCGCCGCGAGCGGGCGGCCCTGGACGCCCTGCGCGCCCGGCTGACCCGGCTCGAGCCGCGGGCACGGGTGCGCGCGCTCCGGGCACGCATGGAGTCGGCGACGCGCCGCCTGGGGGGCTGGCAGGCGGCCACCTTCCGGCGCGAGGCGATGCGGCTCGAGCGGCTGGGGGCGCGGCTCGAGCCGGCCAACGTCGCGAAGCTGCTGGCGCGCGGCTTCGCGCTGGCCCTGCGCGACGGGCACCTGCTCCTGCGCAGCACCGACGCGCAGGTGGGAGACGCGATCCGGGTGGCCCTCGCGGAGGGCTGGCTCGACGCTCGCATCACGGGCCAGGATGCCGGCGAGGACCCGCTGCCGGGCCGGGCGGCGCCCGCGGGGGAACCCGAACGGCCCGGCCACGGCGGGGAGGCCGTTGACCCCCCTTTGCGGCGTCGTTAA
- the xseB gene encoding exodeoxyribonuclease VII small subunit yields the protein MSEASEGRAETEAAGAAEPYDALVARLERVVGELESGQLTLEQSIERFAEGVRLAKEASRKLDDAERRVELLVRGADGDDEAVPFEPEGGRGP from the coding sequence GTGAGCGAGGCGAGCGAGGGTCGAGCGGAGACCGAGGCGGCGGGAGCCGCGGAGCCTTACGATGCCCTCGTGGCGCGCCTGGAGCGCGTCGTCGGCGAGCTGGAGTCCGGGCAGCTCACGCTGGAGCAGTCCATCGAGCGGTTCGCGGAGGGTGTACGGCTGGCGAAGGAGGCGTCGCGGAAGCTGGACGACGCCGAGCGCCGGGTGGAGCTCCTCGTGCGCGGCGCGGACGGGGACGACGAGGCGGTTCCGTTCGAGCCAGAGGGCGGCCGGGGCCCGTGA
- a CDS encoding response regulator transcription factor: MRKPKVIIVDDDRDTREMLTLALELEGFDVGQAANGLRLISAMHVDRPDVILLDVMMSWIDGFELCRAIKKNPTFGDIPVIFISARKSADDERAGIEAGAVDYFPKPLDMDRLVARIREILDQRAGAVPTPA, from the coding sequence ATGCGCAAGCCGAAGGTCATCATCGTCGACGACGACCGCGACACGCGCGAGATGCTGACGCTCGCGCTGGAGCTGGAGGGGTTCGACGTGGGCCAGGCGGCGAACGGCCTGCGGCTCATCTCCGCCATGCACGTGGACCGGCCGGACGTGATCCTGCTCGACGTCATGATGTCGTGGATCGACGGCTTCGAGCTGTGCCGCGCCATCAAGAAGAACCCGACCTTCGGGGACATCCCGGTGATCTTCATCTCGGCGCGCAAGAGCGCCGACGACGAGCGCGCCGGCATCGAGGCCGGGGCGGTGGACTACTTCCCGAAGCCCCTCGACATGGACCGGCTGGTGGCCCGGATCCGCGAGATCCTCGACCAGCGCGCCGGCGCGGTTCCGACCCCGGCCTAG
- a CDS encoding polyprenyl synthetase family protein, whose product MTTPFPIEAYLRSVAERVEPRLAALADARAPGGPSRLVEATRYALLGGGKRMRPALVLAACEAHGGDASDASLAMRFAVALEAIHTYSLVHDDLPAMDDDDLRRGRPTVHRAFDEATAVLVGDGLQSLAFAHLLASPDPAAAPLARLLAENAQLMVEGQARDMAGEHARLGEAEVMELMRTKTGALLAAAVAGGARCAGASAEAVYPVGLKLGLAFQIADDLLDLTADAATLGKRAGKDAAAGKSTLHAVVGVDEARRRAEALLAEALAALEPLGPRGEALRALARFVLARKK is encoded by the coding sequence TTGACGACCCCGTTCCCGATCGAGGCGTACCTGCGCAGCGTGGCGGAGCGCGTCGAGCCGCGCCTCGCCGCGCTGGCCGACGCGCGCGCGCCGGGCGGCCCGTCGCGGCTGGTGGAGGCGACGCGCTACGCGCTGCTCGGCGGCGGCAAGCGCATGCGCCCGGCGCTGGTGCTCGCCGCCTGCGAGGCCCACGGCGGCGACGCGTCCGACGCCTCGCTGGCCATGCGCTTCGCGGTGGCGCTCGAGGCCATCCACACCTACTCGCTCGTGCACGACGACCTGCCGGCCATGGACGACGACGACCTGCGCCGCGGCCGGCCCACCGTGCACCGGGCGTTCGACGAGGCGACCGCGGTGCTGGTGGGGGACGGGCTGCAGTCGCTCGCGTTCGCGCACCTCCTCGCCTCGCCCGATCCCGCGGCCGCGCCGCTCGCCCGGCTGCTCGCCGAGAACGCGCAGCTCATGGTCGAGGGCCAGGCCCGCGACATGGCCGGCGAGCACGCGCGGCTGGGCGAGGCCGAGGTCATGGAGCTGATGCGCACCAAGACCGGCGCGCTGCTCGCGGCCGCGGTGGCCGGCGGCGCGCGCTGCGCCGGGGCGTCCGCCGAGGCGGTCTACCCGGTGGGGCTGAAGCTCGGGCTCGCGTTCCAGATCGCCGACGACCTGCTCGACCTCACCGCCGACGCGGCCACGCTGGGCAAGCGCGCCGGCAAGGACGCCGCCGCCGGGAAGTCCACGCTGCACGCGGTGGTCGGGGTGGACGAGGCTCGCCGCCGCGCCGAGGCGCTGCTCGCCGAGGCGCTCGCCGCCCTCGAGCCGCTCGGGCCGCGCGGCGAGGCGCTCCGCGCGCTGGCGCGGTTCGTCCTCGCCCGCAAGAAGTGA
- the dxs gene encoding 1-deoxy-D-xylulose-5-phosphate synthase gives MGRLLDTIDSPADLKKVPVEQLPALCQEIRELIIQTCARNGGHLGSSLGAVEINVALHHVFASPQDKLVWDVGHQAYAHKLLTGRRDAFRTIRTEGGLAGFPERHESAHDAFGVGHASTAISAALGMIEAKRVTGEPGKVVAVVGDGAMTGGVAFEGLNQAGYLGRNLLVVLNDNEMSISPNVGALSEWFSKKFASRTYNRWRRQVKEFLESVPKGPEAIGIIRHGINATKALVTPGILFEGLGFHYVGPVDGHDVKGLVETFQKLAVFDGPVLLHAITTKGKGYHPAESDKATRGHGLSFFDVATGKPVKKSPGAKAYTDLFAEALCEEMEHDPRVVAITAAMLEGTGLIKAKQRFPDRTYDVGIAEQHAVTFAAGLACEGIRPVVAIYSTFLQRAYDQIIHDVALQKLPVTFALDRGGLVGADGKTHQGAFDLAYLRCVPGLVLMAPSDENELRHMLHTSLQHDGPAALRYPRGAGEGVPLEPARVLEIGKGRLVRNVPGKPDVCVVAAGTTLKAALAAAEALAAEGVAVTVVDPRFVKPLDEALICAEAARAKRVVTVEEGCLAGGFGTACLEAFERHGLLEAGLGVRRLGIPDEFITHAEQAKQRAWVGIDAEAIAAACRALVGDRKARGVA, from the coding sequence ATGGGCCGCCTGCTGGACACGATCGACTCGCCCGCCGACCTCAAGAAGGTGCCGGTCGAGCAGCTCCCCGCGCTCTGCCAGGAGATCCGCGAGCTGATCATCCAGACCTGCGCCCGGAACGGCGGCCACCTCGGCTCGTCGCTCGGCGCGGTGGAGATCAACGTCGCGCTGCACCACGTCTTCGCCTCGCCGCAGGACAAGCTGGTCTGGGACGTGGGCCACCAGGCGTACGCGCACAAGCTGCTCACCGGCCGGCGCGACGCGTTCCGCACCATCCGGACCGAGGGCGGCCTGGCGGGCTTCCCCGAGCGGCACGAGTCCGCGCACGACGCGTTCGGCGTGGGCCACGCGTCCACCGCCATCAGCGCCGCGCTCGGCATGATCGAGGCGAAGCGCGTCACCGGCGAGCCGGGCAAGGTGGTGGCGGTGGTGGGCGACGGCGCCATGACCGGCGGCGTGGCGTTCGAGGGCCTGAACCAGGCCGGCTACCTCGGGCGCAACCTGCTGGTCGTGCTGAACGACAACGAGATGTCGATCTCGCCCAACGTGGGCGCGCTCTCGGAGTGGTTCTCGAAGAAGTTCGCCTCGCGCACGTACAACCGCTGGCGCCGCCAGGTGAAGGAGTTCCTGGAGAGCGTGCCCAAGGGCCCGGAGGCGATCGGGATCATCCGCCACGGCATCAACGCCACCAAGGCGCTCGTCACCCCCGGCATCCTGTTCGAGGGGCTCGGCTTCCACTACGTCGGCCCGGTGGACGGGCACGACGTGAAGGGCCTGGTGGAGACGTTCCAGAAGCTCGCCGTGTTCGACGGCCCGGTGCTGCTGCACGCCATCACCACCAAGGGCAAGGGCTACCACCCGGCCGAGTCGGACAAGGCCACCCGCGGCCACGGCCTGTCCTTCTTCGACGTCGCCACCGGGAAGCCGGTGAAGAAGTCGCCCGGGGCGAAGGCCTACACCGACCTGTTCGCCGAGGCGCTCTGCGAGGAGATGGAGCACGACCCGCGCGTCGTGGCCATCACCGCGGCGATGCTGGAGGGCACCGGGCTCATCAAGGCGAAGCAGCGCTTCCCGGATCGCACCTACGACGTGGGCATCGCCGAGCAGCACGCGGTCACCTTCGCGGCGGGGCTCGCCTGCGAGGGGATCCGGCCGGTGGTGGCCATCTACTCGACGTTCCTGCAGCGCGCCTACGACCAGATCATCCACGACGTGGCGCTCCAGAAGCTGCCTGTGACGTTCGCGCTCGACCGCGGCGGCCTGGTCGGCGCCGACGGCAAGACGCACCAGGGCGCGTTCGACCTCGCGTACCTGCGCTGCGTCCCGGGCCTGGTGCTCATGGCCCCCTCGGACGAGAACGAGCTGCGCCACATGCTGCACACCTCGCTGCAGCACGACGGCCCGGCGGCGCTCCGCTACCCGCGCGGCGCCGGCGAGGGCGTGCCGCTCGAGCCCGCGCGCGTCCTGGAGATCGGCAAGGGGCGGCTGGTGCGGAACGTGCCGGGCAAGCCCGACGTGTGCGTGGTCGCGGCCGGCACCACGCTGAAGGCCGCGCTCGCGGCCGCCGAGGCGCTCGCCGCCGAGGGCGTCGCGGTCACGGTGGTGGACCCGCGCTTCGTGAAGCCGCTCGACGAGGCGCTGATCTGCGCCGAGGCCGCCCGCGCGAAGCGGGTGGTCACGGTGGAGGAGGGCTGCCTCGCCGGCGGGTTCGGCACCGCCTGCCTGGAGGCGTTCGAGCGCCACGGGCTGCTCGAGGCCGGCCTGGGCGTGCGGCGCCTCGGCATCCCCGACGAGTTCATCACCCACGCCGAGCAGGCGAAGCAGCGCGCCTGGGTCGGCATCGACGCCGAGGCGATCGCCGCGGCCTGCCGCGCCCTGGTGGGCGATCGCAAGGCGCGCGGGGTGGCGTAG
- a CDS encoding TlyA family RNA methyltransferase — MKRERIDVLLVARGLAESRTRAQALVMAGAVVVGEARVDKPGQLVDPEAPIRLKDGAAPQRYVSRGALKLEKALDAFPVDPRGRTCADLGASTGGFTDLLLQRGAAKVYAVDVGYGQLHPRLRADARVVVRERENARQLTAETLGERVELVVGDLSFISLRLILPAVKAILRPGGQAVLLVKPQFEVGKGEVGKGGVVRDDGKRRAALDGIAAAAVELGFEVMGHAESPIEGPAGNREWLLALRLP; from the coding sequence GTGAAAAGGGAACGGATCGACGTCCTGCTCGTCGCCCGCGGGCTGGCCGAGTCGCGCACGCGCGCGCAGGCGCTCGTGATGGCCGGCGCCGTCGTGGTCGGCGAGGCGCGGGTGGACAAGCCGGGGCAGCTGGTGGACCCGGAGGCGCCCATCCGGCTGAAGGACGGGGCCGCGCCGCAGCGCTACGTGTCGCGCGGCGCGCTCAAGCTGGAGAAGGCGCTCGACGCGTTCCCGGTGGACCCGCGCGGCCGGACCTGCGCCGACCTGGGCGCCTCCACCGGCGGCTTCACCGACCTGCTCCTCCAGCGCGGCGCCGCGAAGGTGTACGCCGTGGACGTGGGCTACGGGCAGCTCCACCCGCGGCTGCGCGCCGACGCGCGCGTGGTGGTGCGCGAGCGCGAGAACGCCCGGCAGCTCACGGCCGAGACGCTGGGCGAGCGCGTCGAGCTGGTGGTCGGGGACCTGTCCTTCATCTCGCTGCGCCTCATCCTCCCGGCCGTGAAGGCGATCCTCCGTCCGGGCGGCCAGGCGGTGCTGCTCGTGAAGCCGCAGTTCGAGGTGGGGAAGGGCGAGGTGGGGAAGGGCGGCGTGGTGCGCGACGACGGCAAGCGGCGCGCGGCGCTGGACGGGATCGCCGCGGCCGCGGTCGAGCTCGGGTTCGAGGTCATGGGCCACGCCGAGTCGCCCATCGAGGGGCCCGCGGGCAACCGCGAGTGGCTGCTGGCGCTGCGCCTCCCGTGA
- the rimP gene encoding ribosome maturation factor RimP, which translates to MTGIGEQSIAEQVRSLLEPVLERDGYELVEVEWARLAGRWTLRVFIDKAGGVGIDDCQAVSKTVEPILDVADFIEPAYDLEVSSPGLDRPLRKPRDFDRYAGQRVHVKAYGPVAGTAPGSPARKHWTGVLKGFRDGAVELDVDGALHRVPHDQIAKANLEYDVEGDLRRKD; encoded by the coding sequence ATGACGGGCATCGGAGAACAGTCCATCGCGGAGCAGGTGCGGAGCCTGCTCGAGCCGGTGCTGGAGCGCGACGGCTACGAGCTCGTCGAGGTGGAGTGGGCGCGGCTCGCCGGCCGGTGGACGCTCCGGGTGTTCATCGACAAGGCCGGCGGCGTCGGCATCGACGACTGCCAGGCCGTCTCGAAGACGGTGGAGCCGATCCTCGACGTGGCGGACTTCATCGAGCCGGCCTACGACCTCGAGGTCTCCTCGCCCGGGCTCGACCGCCCCCTGCGCAAGCCCAGGGACTTCGACCGCTACGCGGGGCAGCGCGTGCACGTGAAGGCGTACGGGCCCGTCGCCGGGACCGCGCCCGGCTCGCCCGCCCGCAAGCACTGGACCGGCGTGCTGAAGGGCTTCCGCGACGGCGCCGTCGAGCTCGACGTGGACGGCGCGCTGCACCGCGTCCCGCACGACCAGATCGCGAAGGCCAACCTCGAGTACGACGTCGAGGGCGACCTCCGAAGGAAGGACTGA
- the nusA gene encoding transcription termination factor NusA, whose amino-acid sequence MQQNVNLNLILDQVAKDKGIDRAKLIEILEEAIGSAAKRHFGLERNLKARYDEEKGQVDLFQVLTIVPDPTEEAPLADPVNMVPVAVAHEKGIDVEPGDELDFPIYYRAEDEAEARAQDEQWGDLLKLKTYRRSFGRIAAQTAKQVMIQGTRNAERENVFNEYKDRKGEVITGIVRRFERGNVIVDLGRAEAVLPVREQVPRESYRAGDRIQAFVMDVLRESKGPQIILSRASVELLKKLFEMEVPEIAEGVVVIEAAAREPGGRAKIAVSSRDSDVDPVGACVGMKGSRVQAVVQELRGEKIDIVPWDEDPARFVCNALAPAEVSRVLLDEQNRAMEIIVPDDQLSLAIGRRGQNVRLASQVTGWKLDINSESRVKEMREFATESFGAIGIPEQTQEMLYAHGFRKSQDVANAAPEMLTQFPGFTMDMIPDLQKRAREQSIEDAEKEMRLEQEREAARIAEARRHPDTLTQEERFARVRGVGEKTIEQMKLAGYPTVETVHNEADVNRFADSTGLGIKKARQIKHAVGVYLEEEAKLRAELDAEKARQSGAEGAGA is encoded by the coding sequence ATGCAGCAGAACGTCAACCTGAACCTCATCCTCGACCAGGTCGCCAAGGACAAGGGGATCGATCGCGCCAAGCTGATCGAGATCCTCGAGGAGGCCATCGGCAGCGCGGCCAAGCGCCACTTCGGCCTCGAGCGCAACCTCAAGGCGCGCTACGACGAGGAGAAGGGGCAGGTGGATCTGTTCCAGGTCCTCACCATCGTGCCGGATCCCACCGAGGAGGCGCCGCTCGCCGATCCGGTGAACATGGTCCCGGTCGCGGTGGCGCACGAGAAGGGCATCGACGTGGAGCCGGGCGACGAGCTCGACTTCCCCATCTACTACCGCGCCGAGGACGAGGCCGAGGCCCGCGCGCAGGACGAGCAGTGGGGCGACCTGCTCAAGCTGAAGACCTACCGCCGGTCGTTCGGCCGCATCGCCGCGCAGACCGCGAAGCAGGTGATGATCCAGGGCACCCGCAACGCCGAGCGCGAGAACGTCTTCAACGAGTACAAGGACCGCAAGGGCGAGGTCATCACCGGCATCGTCCGCCGCTTCGAGCGCGGCAACGTCATCGTGGACCTGGGCCGCGCCGAGGCGGTGCTGCCGGTGCGCGAGCAGGTGCCGCGCGAGAGCTACCGCGCCGGCGACCGCATCCAGGCGTTCGTGATGGACGTGCTGCGCGAGTCGAAGGGGCCGCAGATCATCCTGTCCCGCGCCTCGGTCGAGCTGCTGAAGAAGCTGTTCGAGATGGAGGTCCCGGAGATCGCCGAGGGCGTGGTGGTGATCGAGGCCGCCGCCCGCGAGCCGGGCGGCCGCGCCAAGATCGCGGTCAGCTCGCGCGACTCCGACGTGGACCCGGTGGGCGCCTGCGTCGGCATGAAGGGCAGCCGCGTGCAGGCGGTGGTCCAGGAGCTTCGCGGCGAGAAGATCGACATCGTCCCCTGGGACGAGGATCCGGCCCGCTTCGTGTGCAACGCGCTGGCGCCGGCCGAGGTCTCCCGCGTGCTGCTCGACGAGCAGAACCGCGCCATGGAGATCATCGTCCCCGACGACCAGCTCTCGCTCGCGATCGGCCGCCGCGGCCAGAACGTGCGGCTCGCCTCCCAGGTGACCGGCTGGAAGCTCGACATCAACTCCGAGTCGCGCGTGAAGGAGATGCGCGAGTTCGCGACCGAGAGCTTCGGCGCCATCGGCATCCCCGAGCAGACGCAGGAGATGCTGTACGCGCACGGGTTCCGGAAGTCGCAGGACGTCGCGAACGCCGCGCCCGAGATGCTCACGCAGTTCCCCGGCTTCACCATGGACATGATCCCCGACCTGCAGAAGCGGGCCCGGGAGCAGTCCATCGAGGACGCCGAGAAGGAGATGCGGCTGGAGCAGGAGCGCGAGGCTGCCCGCATCGCCGAGGCGCGCCGCCACCCCGACACGCTCACGCAGGAGGAGCGCTTCGCGCGCGTCCGCGGGGTGGGCGAGAAGACCATCGAGCAGATGAAGCTGGCCGGCTACCCCACCGTCGAGACGGTGCACAACGAGGCGGACGTGAACCGCTTCGCGGACTCCACCGGCCTCGGCATCAAGAAGGCCCGCCAGATCAAGCACGCCGTGGGCGTGTACCTGGAGGAGGAGGCCAAGCTCCGCGCCGAGCTCGACGCGGAGAAGGCCCGGCAGTCCGGCGCGGAGGGCGCGGGCGCTTGA
- a CDS encoding YlxR family protein, translating into MTEPVRTCIGCGAKAPQRELVRLKVMGDRVTVDREKRGGRGAWLHAAPPCLERAAKRRAFARALRAECVRADAETLRVELTGSARKD; encoded by the coding sequence TTGACCGAGCCCGTCCGCACCTGCATCGGCTGCGGCGCGAAGGCGCCCCAGCGCGAGCTGGTACGGCTCAAGGTGATGGGAGATCGCGTGACGGTGGATCGCGAGAAGCGCGGCGGACGGGGAGCCTGGCTCCACGCCGCTCCTCCCTGCCTCGAGCGGGCGGCGAAGCGGCGCGCGTTCGCCCGGGCCCTCAGGGCCGAGTGCGTCCGCGCGGACGCCGAGACGCTCCGGGTCGAGTTGACGGGAAGTGCCCGTAAGGATTAG